Genomic DNA from Chlorogloeopsis sp. ULAP01:
GGTATCGGTTTGGGAGTACTCTTATCACTCATCGTGCTAATTTATCGCACCAGCCATCCACAGACAGCAGTTCTCGGCAAGCTTCCCAATCAATCGGGAACTTATCGAGATATTGTCTTGCACCGGGAGGCAGTAACTGTACCAGGGCTGTTGATCTATCGTTTTGATGCAATATTATTCTTTGCCAACGCCAGCTTTTTCGCCCAAGATCTGAAACGCCGAATCAAGAACTCCAAACAGCCAGTACAGGAAGTACTGGTAGACGCACAGACGATTAACTCAGTCGACATAACAGCAGCGCAGATGTTAGTCAAATTACACGATCAATTAAAAGCACAGAATATCTCTCTGTCTTTAGCTGGCGTGAAAGATCCTGTATGGGAAATGATGCGCTCGACAGGAGTGGAAAAAGCGATCAGCCGAGAAAACTTTTTTGAGTCAATTACTGAAGGAGTAAACGCCTTTCTCAAGCAACAAACAATAACTGAAAAGTCAAGTGAAAAAGCTTAGAAGCAAACTCTACCGTTTCGTGTGGAATATACATGATGGCAAGAGGGCTGTCTTGTGTGGCAGCCTCGGTGTTTTGACTGCCATTTTAGTTCGACGCTTAGGCTGGGAAATAGCCAGTATTCTCGGTTGGATATGCTGCGTAGGCAGTTATCTATTGCTACTTGGCATTGTTATTGTCAGTGCTGACGGGCCAAAAACTCAACAACGGGTTTCCAAAGATAACCCAAATACGCTTTTGTTACTGATTCTACTAATTGTAACTACCTTTATAAGTAACATTTTTGTGGGCATTATTCTCACATCTGTAGGCAATCGTACTCAAGGTCACACCCAAATTCTGATTGTACTTAGCGCGATCGCTGTACTTTTGTCTTGGTGTTTGTTGCACACTTCTTTTGGACAGCAATACGCGCGGATCTACTATGACGTAGTAGATGATAGTGAGCAGGCATCTTCCGGCAAACTGCGTAGGGGTTTAGCTTTTCCAGGAACAGAACAGCCAGCCTATCTAGATTTTCTTTACGTATCCTTTACAATTGCCTTAACTTATGCAGTTAGCGATGTCGATATTGAATCTGAATACTTACGGCGAATAGTTCTTGTCCACAGTTTAGTATCTTTCTTCTTCTACTCAATTATTCTAGGAAGCGTTCTTAACGCTATTGTCACTTCTTGAGTTGAGGTTTAGCGATCGCTTACCAAAGCAAATAAGACTTTATGCTTTTATCAATACCATAAAGAATGTAATGTGAAATAATAAATTTTCCTTGGGTGAGAGGTCATCCATAATAAAAGAATTTTAAGAATTAGTTTGCAGCCAGTTTTCTAAATTGACTCCTTGAACTCTCAACAAATCAGAATCGTCTGAAACTAGAATTAAGCCCTGTGCGATCGCTGTAGCTGCTATTAATATATCTGCCTCTTGTATTAGTGTACCTTTTCGCTTTAAATCTGCATGAATTTCGCAGGCTTTTTCTATAATTTCTAAATCATCCAAAAATAAAATTCTGTATATTCGACATAGTTCATTGAAGTCAGACAGTTGCTTGGTAGCCTTTGCATAAAGAAGTCCTCTTTTTGATTCATAGTAGGCTATACAGCTTATAAATACATCTTATCCTAGAAAACGCACCTCTTCTAGCTTGTTATTTATCTTTTGATTCCTCTTTAATATAGCCGTTAATATATTCGTATCAAGGAGATACCCCATTTATATTTATCTTTCTTCTACTGCTGCATTAAACATCTCCATTTGCTCTGGGGTTAAATCGTTTAATGTCCCAGAAACTGCCTCTATGACCAAAATACTGTCAATTCTATGTTTTAAGTCATTGTCAGGAATAGCTTTGATATAGTCTGGGGAAAATTTATCCAATAACCTAACTAAAAGTTGAATCATTTCCTCTTTGTTTAATCTCTCCTGATAGAGGCTATTACCTTTAATTAAATTATCGATAATTTCTGAGATGCGTACCACTGCCGCATCTCTTCCGCTAGAAACTTCTTGCATATTCCCTTGCCTCCACACATAAGTTTAATTTTGCCTAACCACTTATCTTATTTATTAACTTTAACAGTTCCTCCTCTTTCTTTGCGTCCTATCCTTACGGGAAGCTGCTGCTCTGTCTAACGCGTCTTGGCAGTTAATTCCATAAAAAAAGGTGGGCATATCACCCACCCTCAAAATAATTATTCTGTTGCTATTAACCCAACAATTTCTTAGCCTGAGCTAACACATTATCAACGCTAAAGCCAAATTTCTCCATACAGACACCACCAGGAGCCGAAGCACCGAAGCGATCAATACTAACAGTATCGCCTTCGGTGCCAACATACTTGTGCCAGCCAAAGCTAGTGCCAGCTTCTACAGCCAAACGCTTGATGACAGCTTTTGGTAGCACAGACTCTCTATAAGCTGCATCTTGAGCTTCAAACAAATCCCAAGAGGGTAGCGAGACAACACGGACTTTCTTGCCTTCGGTAGTGAGTTTCTCGGCTGCGGTTATACACAGGCTTAATTCTGAACCAGTACCAATCAAGATCAAATCTGGCGTACCTTGAGAATCCACTACAATGTATCCACCCTTTGTTACGCCCTCAATCGATGTACCTGCCAGGTTGGGAACATTTTGGCGGGTGAACGCCAATAGAGTAGGAAAGTCTTGCTTTGCCCTTTCAATTGCCACTTTGTAAGCGCCAGAGGTTTCGTTGCCGTCGGCGGGGCGAATTACTGTTAGCTTCGGAATAGCTCGCAAGGAAGCCAGAGTTTCAATCGGTTGGTGCGTTGGCCCGTCTTCACCTTGTCCAATCGAGTCGTGAGTCATGACCCAAATCACGCCAGCGTTAGACAGAGCAGATAAGCGGATGGAAGCACGCATATAGTCTGTGAAAATCAGGAAGGTTGCGCCGTAGGGAATTAATCCCGAACCATGCAGCGCTATACCGTTGCAGATTGCGCCCATACCATGTTCCCGCACACCAAAGTGGATGTTTGGGTTTTGGTATTGCCCTTGTTGAAAGTCGCCCTTACCCTTGAGTTCAGTGAGGTTTGAGTGGGTTAAGTCAGCCGAACCACCAATTAACTCAGGTAAAACTGTTGCCAATTTATTGAGGCAGGTTTCCGAGTGTTTGCGGGTGGCTACTCCTTTGTCTTCGGGAGTGTAGGTGGGTAGTACCTTATCCCAACCATCGGGAAGTTTGCCACTGATGTAACGTTCAAATTCGGCTGCTTCTTGGGGATACTTGGCTTTGTAGGTTTCCAAGTCTTGCTTCCATTCAGCTTCGTAGCCTGCACCGCGCTCAACTGCTTTACGCGTGTGGTTGAGAGCATTTTCTGGGACGACAAAAGGTTCATATGTCCACTCTAGGTTGTTGCGGGTAGCAGTCACTTCATCTGTTCCCAAAGCCGCACCGTGAACACCGGCTGTATTGGCTTTGTTGGGAGAACCGTAACCGATGGTAGTTGTTACCTTGATCAGTGAAGGCTTGTCAGTGACAGCTTTTGCTGCTTCAATTGCTTTAGCTATTCCTGCTAAATCGGTATTGCCATCTTTTACGTGCAACACATGCCAACCGTATGCTTCAAACCGTTTGGAAACATCTTCGGTGAAGGCAATATCTGTAGAACCGTCGATGGAAATGTGATTGTCGTCGTACAGGGCAATGAGCTTACCCAACCCCAAGTGTCCTGCCAGGGAACAAGCTTCACCAGATACACCTTCCATGTTGCAACCATCACCCAGAATTACGTAGGTGTAGTGGTCAACAATTTTGGCATCGGGTTTGTTGAACTTTGCGGCTAGATGCGCTTCAGCTATTGCTAAACCGACTCCGTTAGCAATTCCTTGCCCTAAGGGGCCTGTAGTAACTTCTACACCAGCAGTCATGAAGTTTTCTGGGTGTCCGGGGGTTTTGGATTCCCACTGACGAAATTGCTTAATGTCCTCAATGGTCACACTGTCGTAACCAAACAGGTAGAGCAGGGCATACTGCAACATTGAGCCATGCCCGGCAGACAGGACAAAGCGATCGCGGTTAAACCATTTAGGATTCTTGGGGTTAAACCGTAAAAAGCGATCCCAGAGTACAAATGCCATTGGTGCTCCGCCCATCGGCAGTCCTGGGTGACCAGACTTTGCCTTTTCTACGGCATCAATTGCCAAGAAGCGAATCGAGTTAATACAAAGTTCTTCAAGGGTTTGGGTTGCAACAGCCATAATAAGATTGTTGTTAACGACGGGTTAGCACTCTTTTGTAGCTCTCCACTGTTGGGGATATTTTATTTCCCCAAGACAGTATCTTCATCATCCCATTGGTGCTTGTTGACAAACAAGCTGTAGTATCGAGGATTTTTGATTTGGGATTTTAGATTATCTTATGAAAGATCGTCCTAAATATCAGTTGCTAAAGGGACTTACTTATGCAATTAAGCTGTCCTTCAAGCTACTTTTTACGTTATTTACGATCTCCAGAGTTTTAGCATCAAATCCAAAATCACCAATTTCCAACCCTAGACGTACTTCTTAAAGACTAGCGTGACATTGTGACCGCCAAAACCAAAAGAATTGGATAATGCCACATCTAGACGTGCAGCCCGACTCACATGAGGAACATAATCTAAATCGCACTCAGGATCGGGGTTTTCTAAGTTGATTGTTGGTGGAATGCGATCATTGGCGATCGCCATTACTGTTGCCACTGCTTCAATACCGCCAGAGCCGCCCAACAAGTGACCAGTCATAGATTTTGTGGAACTGATCGCCACTTTATAAGCATGCTCGCCCAAGGCTTTTTTCATGGCAGCAGTTTCTGTGGTATCATTAGCCGGAGTGCTTGTGCCGTGAGCATTTATATAGCTTATCTGCTCAGGGGTTATGCCTGCATCCTTAAGTGCCAACCGTATAGCTCTGGTTGCTCCTTCTCCACCAGGTACAGGGGAGGTAATGTGGTAAGCGTCACAGGTCATTGCGTAGCCGACAATTTCTGCATAAATCCTCGCGCCACGACTTTTCGCGTGTTCCAGTTCTTCGAGGATTAAAATGCCCGCGCCTTCACCCATCACAAATCCATCACGAGCTTGATCAAATGGACGGCAAGCATGGGTGGGGTCATCATTACGAAAAGAAAGGGCTTTACACGCAGCAAATCCAGCTACAGACAACGGTGTAATTGCCGCCTCGGTGCCTCCGCAGATCATTGCTTGAGCATATCCACTTTGAATCAAGCGGAAAGCATCTCCAATAGCATTAGAACCAGCAGCGCAGGCTGTCACAGCACAAGAGTTAGGGCCTTTTGCGCCAGTGTGAATTGCTGTTAACCCTGCTGCCATATTGGCAATCATCATGGGAATCATAAAAGGGCTACAGCGATCCGGGCCTCGATTTAGGTAAATAGTTTGCTGGTCTTCCATTACCTTAATGCCACCAACGCCAGAACCGATCATGACACCCACTTGTTCTGCGTTCAAATCGTTGATAACTAATCGTGCATCTGCTAAAGCTTGTTTTGCAGCTGAAACAGCAAACTGCGTAAATCGATCCATGCGCTTGGCTTCTTTACGTTCCAAGTAATCATGCGGATCGTAGTTTTTTACCTCACCAGCAATGCGGCAATCATGGCGAGACGCATCAAATAGGGTAATTTCGCCAATACCATTACGCCCGCTTACCAATCCTTCCCAATACTCGGCTGGTGTATTACCAATTGGTGTAATCGCGCCAACACCAGTGACAACAACGCGTTTACGTATAAAATCAGTCATTTCTCAGTTACAGGTGGCTCTTCCTTGATGCAGGCAGGATAAAACAGGGACTAGGGATTAGGTACTAGAGACTAGGGGCTAGGGACTAGGAAAGTATTTTCTCAATACCCAGTACCCAATACCCAATACCTAGTACCCAGTACCCAATACCCAATGCTAGGCGGATGCAGCAACTTTGTCGTTGATGTAATCAACAGCCTCTTGAACTGTAGTAATTTTTTCTGCGGCTTCATCGGGAATTTCGATATCAAATTCTTCTTCTAAAGCCATTACCAGTTCTACAGTATCCAAAGAATCGGCTCCCAAGTCGTTGGCAAAGCTAGCTTGTGGGGTGACTTTGTCGGCCTCAACACTTAGCTGTTCGGAGACGATTTTCTTAACCTTTTCAAAAATTTCCGCTTGGCTCATAGAGTAAATTCCTCAACCAGTTGCTAAATCCGCTCTGTTATGGGGGACATGATTTTGAGCATATTTATCTTATCGGAAAGCGCGATCGCCCGTATACTACTAAGGGATTTTCTTTGAGAAAATCTTTCTCGTGTTTCTGTTAGAAACAAAGCTACTGCTCAAGCGCTGGGGCAGTAGGACACGCTAAGTGTCGTATCTACGGTTTAAACAGTTCTGTTTTGCAATTCTTACTAAATTTTTTTAAGAATATACACTCTACAATCCACTGTCTTGCGATCGTTACTAACAAGCGATGATAAAAAAGTTATCGTATAAGTCTATGACCTCATAATTATCAATTTCTATGCTATCCCATACGTTAAAGTACGCTTACTACCCTGGCTGTGTTGCTCAAGGAGCTTGCCGGGAACTTCATCAGTCAACTGTTGCCCTTACTAAAGCATTGGGTATTGAACTAATTGAACTCAAAAAAGCAGCTTGCTGTGGTTCCGGCACGTTTAAAGAAGATTCTCAATTATTAGAAGATACTGTTAATGCTCGAAATATTGCTTTGGCAGAACAATTAAATTTACCTTTACTAACTCATTGCAGCACTTGTCAAGGTGTAATTGGTCATGTCGATGAACAATTAAAAGAATGCCAGAAAACAAACCCTGCTTATGTAGAACAGGTTAATAGCTTGCTGAAAAAAGAAGGCTGTTCGCCTTATCGAGGAACAGTTGAAGTAAAACATATCCTTTATGCCTTAATAAAAGATTATGGTTTAGAAGAAATTGAACGAAGAGTTACCCATAAATTAACCGGATTAAAGTGTGCTGCCTTCTATGGCTGTTATCTGCTCCGTGCTCAAAAATCTATGCCCTATGACGATCCTTTTCAGCCAGAGGGGATGGAAAATGTATTTCGGGCATTGGGAGCAACACCAATTTATTACAGAGGTCGTACACAATGTTGTGGTTGGCCTATTTCTAGCTACGCTACCACTCAATCTTTTAAAATGGCAGGGATGCATATTAGAGAAGCTTTGGCAGCTGGTGCTGATTGTATAGTCACTCCTTGCCCTCTGTGTCACCTGAACCTAGATTCTCGCCAACCAGAGGTAGAAAAAGTGATTGAGCAGAAACTCGGTTTACCAGTGTTGCATTTACCCCAATTAATTGCTCTAGCAGTCGGAATTAGTCCAAAAGAATTGGGATTAGAAAGGCATATTGTTTCTACTAAGCCTGTGTTGGAGAAATTGGGGATTTTGGTTAGTAGATAGTAGATACTAGTTATTACTCAAAAATTAACCATTAACCATTAGTCATTAAACACTATCCACTAACCTTTCACTGTTGATTTAAAGGCTCTTCTATTGTTGTTACTGTCACATCTGGAATCGAAAATTTGGTTTCACTTTTTGGTGTTGGTGGTTGATTAAATAGCTCTTGTGTTGGCACTGTTACATCTAGATTAGGAGATGTAATTTCTGCTTTTGGTATCGCCGTTGCTGTTGGTAGCGGTGTGATAATTGACGAAGATGGAATTTGTGAAGTTGACGGTTCGGGTGTTGGTGTAAAAGTTGGTATGGGAAGGGTTTCAGGGGTTGGAGACTCAAATAGAGGAGGAGATATTGGTGTTGGAGTAGGTGTAGTTTCTGGTGTTGGGGTTGGTATAGAAAGAGGTGTAGCTTCTGGTGTTGGTGTAGAAGTCGGTGTCGGTGAAGATGTTGGCTGTGGTGCAGACTTTCCCTCTGTGTTGGAGTTTTGGTTTCTACCAGTAACTGGTTCGGGGAATACTGGAGATATTACCGGATCTATAATCGGTGTGTTTTCGGGTAAGGGTGACAGCGTTGCGGTAGGCACAGAAGTAGGTTGAGTAATTACTGAGGGTGTCTGAGTTGCCCTGGAAGTGGGTTTAGTTATGGGTGCTGGCTTAATAGTTGCCTTTGGCTCACTAGTGGAGGGTTTAGTAGGTGAGGGTGTGAAACGATGCCAGTTAAACAAAATCAATAATCCGCCTGAGGCTAAAATTCCAGTGGCAATCATTCTTTTAGGTGAGAGTAAAAAATTTGCATTATGAGGTTTGCCTACAGGTGAAGTATTTTTCGTTACTATAGACATTCGAGTTAATGCTGGTGGCAAAGTGGATGACTGGGAATTAGTATCCTTTCTAACCTGTTGATTGTGATTTGAATTAGTATCTGCACTACTATTTTGAAAATTTTGAGGTGGCAAAGTAGATACATTTGAGGAAAGAAAATTTAAATTGTGGCGAGTTGCTGTTGCAGCTGTCTTGTCACTTAAAGATAATCTTATTTCTAGTGCTTTTGTGAGATAGTCTGCTGCGACGGCATTTTCTTCTAAACACAGGGTACGAGTCCCCAGCTGATGAAGTATCCAAGCTTCTGAAGCTCGATCTCCTCTAGCTTGAGATGCTTGCAATCCTCGCTGCAAAACTTGCTCCCATAAACTCCATTGCTTGTTTAAGGCAAGCGAGCTTTCTATTACTTTTACCAAACGCAATACATCCTGCCAACGACTGGCTTTAACTGCTACTTCTATTACTTGTGTGATCGCATCAATTTCTGTACCTAATATTTTTGGTTGTCGATAATACTTTTGTGCCCAATTTGTAAAATAGGTAATGACGCTTTCTAAAACTGCTTTCAGCTTCCATGCTGGCGGTAAAACTTCTGCAATTATCTTATTTAGAGTGTAGCGATTTTCTTGATGGCGAAGAAGATGAAGGCGACATAAGTTCTCCAACATATTAGGAGTTTTAGGCTGTTGTGTGATAGCTATAATCTGTTCGGCTGACAACCCTGCATCACCCATTACAGCTAATAAATCCAAAATGCTTCTTTGCCTACCTGTGAGCGACTCTAGGATTTGTTGGATTAGGTATTTTTCTGGCTCGGAAGTTGGCAGTTGGCTGACAATATCGACAAGCGATCGCCCATCTTCCAACATATAAGCGATCGCCAAGCGCAGATATATAGGATGTCCCTGCATAATTTTACACAATGATATTGCCGCAGGTCTTTCCTCAATTGTCAGTGAGCTTTGGAGTTCCTCTTCCACTAAAACCAGAGCATCCTGGATAGAAAGCCCAGAAAGCTCGATAGAACGTCCTTGTTTGTGAAGGTGCTTTTTTGAGGAAGCGAAAACAAATGTACATTTACTTAAAGCATTTCTTAATTCTGTTACTTCCTCTGTGGTGAGATTATTCTCATTCAATACAATTAACGCGCTTTTATTTTGAATTTGTTGTCGAATTTGCTTATTAGTAGGTTTATAAGGAATATGACTTTGATAAAAAACTTCCCAAATAGATTGAAGGAAATCGTCTACGTAGGGGTGAATAGGAGATAAATATATAACGCCGTCAACAAAACTAGAGCTAGCTTGTAATTTGTGAGCTAAGTAAAGTAATAATTCTGTCTGATCAAAACCTATAGGAGTGCAAAATTCTACTGATTGTCTAGATTGTAAAGCCGCAAGCGCTTCTTGAAGTAAGTCTTGATACTCTAATCGCTGCTTATATGGAGGATGTCGTATTAACGCTGGTGTGGAATTTTGTGGCAAAATAGGCTGCTTTTGTATAGTCGCTGCATTTGCGATCGCACCGTAACTTGAGCCAACCTGGATAACGTAATTGCCAACTGCTAGCTTACCAATCATTTCTATCTGTATTTTTTCTATAAAATTGCTATCTGGTATAAATTTTTCTCTAGTCATGCAGTTAGTTTTTCCTTGATTGACTACAGTTTTTTATGATAATTGATATCGATTTTACATTCATTTTTTATTCAACGAAAATTTTAAGTATTATCACCCAAATATTTTAATTAAATAAGTCAAAATAGTTATCAATAATAGTGTAAAAAATAGACAAAAAAGAGTGGATATTATCCACTCACTTAGTATCTTTTATGGTAATAGATTAATTTGTTACATATTACATCATTCAATGGTGTAATTTATCACCTATCGCATTGTGGAGATTTAAACCACTTGAACAGTTTCTGAACTGGGAAGTGACGTTTTGTCATTTTCTAAATTAATTTTCACCACCCTCTTTTTAGCTTCTTCTGCCTTTGGTAGCGTTAAGTTCAAAATACCATTCTTGAACTCTGCTTGGACTTGATCGTTCTTGATCGGTATGGGTAGAGGTATTGTGCGTTGGAAATTACCGTAGCGAAACTCGGAGCGGAAATATCCACGCTCTTCTATTTTGCTTTCGTGCCGGGTTTCACCAGCAATATATACAGATTCTCTTGCTACTTGAACGTCCAAATCTTTACCTTCTACACCTGGAATTTCAACCCGCAAAATTAGATTATCCTCTGTATCTTCTAACTCAATTGCAGGTGTCCAAGTTGTCATAAACTCACGATTAACTCCAGCCAATTCGTCAAACATCCGATCCATTTGACGACGAATAGTTTCCATTTCTTGGAATGGTTGCCAACGTATGAGTGCCATAACAGATTTAACCTCCCTTACAACAGTGTTACAACTGAATTCAAGGTCAATTAAAAAATGTTTCCTGGTACTTTAACTAACTCTCAATTTTGTGTTTTTTGAGGCATTTCTTTAGTTGCCTTTATCTTTATATTGGCTGAAAACAGAAATGTAATTAGTGAGGAA
This window encodes:
- a CDS encoding DUF1345 domain-containing protein, translated to MKKLRSKLYRFVWNIHDGKRAVLCGSLGVLTAILVRRLGWEIASILGWICCVGSYLLLLGIVIVSADGPKTQQRVSKDNPNTLLLLILLIVTTFISNIFVGIILTSVGNRTQGHTQILIVLSAIAVLLSWCLLHTSFGQQYARIYYDVVDDSEQASSGKLRRGLAFPGTEQPAYLDFLYVSFTIALTYAVSDVDIESEYLRRIVLVHSLVSFFFYSIILGSVLNAIVTS
- the tkt gene encoding transketolase; its protein translation is MAVATQTLEELCINSIRFLAIDAVEKAKSGHPGLPMGGAPMAFVLWDRFLRFNPKNPKWFNRDRFVLSAGHGSMLQYALLYLFGYDSVTIEDIKQFRQWESKTPGHPENFMTAGVEVTTGPLGQGIANGVGLAIAEAHLAAKFNKPDAKIVDHYTYVILGDGCNMEGVSGEACSLAGHLGLGKLIALYDDNHISIDGSTDIAFTEDVSKRFEAYGWHVLHVKDGNTDLAGIAKAIEAAKAVTDKPSLIKVTTTIGYGSPNKANTAGVHGAALGTDEVTATRNNLEWTYEPFVVPENALNHTRKAVERGAGYEAEWKQDLETYKAKYPQEAAEFERYISGKLPDGWDKVLPTYTPEDKGVATRKHSETCLNKLATVLPELIGGSADLTHSNLTELKGKGDFQQGQYQNPNIHFGVREHGMGAICNGIALHGSGLIPYGATFLIFTDYMRASIRLSALSNAGVIWVMTHDSIGQGEDGPTHQPIETLASLRAIPKLTVIRPADGNETSGAYKVAIERAKQDFPTLLAFTRQNVPNLAGTSIEGVTKGGYIVVDSQGTPDLILIGTGSELSLCITAAEKLTTEGKKVRVVSLPSWDLFEAQDAAYRESVLPKAVIKRLAVEAGTSFGWHKYVGTEGDTVSIDRFGASAPGGVCMEKFGFSVDNVLAQAKKLLG
- a CDS encoding CoB--CoM heterodisulfide reductase iron-sulfur subunit B family protein — encoded protein: MLSHTLKYAYYPGCVAQGACRELHQSTVALTKALGIELIELKKAACCGSGTFKEDSQLLEDTVNARNIALAEQLNLPLLTHCSTCQGVIGHVDEQLKECQKTNPAYVEQVNSLLKKEGCSPYRGTVEVKHILYALIKDYGLEEIERRVTHKLTGLKCAAFYGCYLLRAQKSMPYDDPFQPEGMENVFRALGATPIYYRGRTQCCGWPISSYATTQSFKMAGMHIREALAAGADCIVTPCPLCHLNLDSRQPEVEKVIEQKLGLPVLHLPQLIALAVGISPKELGLERHIVSTKPVLEKLGILVSR
- the acpP gene encoding acyl carrier protein, with amino-acid sequence MSQAEIFEKVKKIVSEQLSVEADKVTPQASFANDLGADSLDTVELVMALEEEFDIEIPDEAAEKITTVQEAVDYINDKVAASA
- the fabF gene encoding beta-ketoacyl-ACP synthase II, which produces MTDFIRKRVVVTGVGAITPIGNTPAEYWEGLVSGRNGIGEITLFDASRHDCRIAGEVKNYDPHDYLERKEAKRMDRFTQFAVSAAKQALADARLVINDLNAEQVGVMIGSGVGGIKVMEDQQTIYLNRGPDRCSPFMIPMMIANMAAGLTAIHTGAKGPNSCAVTACAAGSNAIGDAFRLIQSGYAQAMICGGTEAAITPLSVAGFAACKALSFRNDDPTHACRPFDQARDGFVMGEGAGILILEELEHAKSRGARIYAEIVGYAMTCDAYHITSPVPGGEGATRAIRLALKDAGITPEQISYINAHGTSTPANDTTETAAMKKALGEHAYKVAISSTKSMTGHLLGGSGGIEAVATVMAIANDRIPPTINLENPDPECDLDYVPHVSRAARLDVALSNSFGFGGHNVTLVFKKYV
- a CDS encoding Hsp20/alpha crystallin family protein gives rise to the protein MALIRWQPFQEMETIRRQMDRMFDELAGVNREFMTTWTPAIELEDTEDNLILRVEIPGVEGKDLDVQVARESVYIAGETRHESKIEERGYFRSEFRYGNFQRTIPLPIPIKNDQVQAEFKNGILNLTLPKAEEAKKRVVKINLENDKTSLPSSETVQVV